The Sporosarcina luteola genome contains a region encoding:
- a CDS encoding DUF6509 family protein has protein sequence MEIIEYSMIELIDPTGILTGNRYEFRIYVKFDEEDELYNEKGTGIRVIYVVDGEEGRVASYHLFERSTEAAIDFDLDDEEIIQLAAFCEEQLEEE, from the coding sequence GTGGAAATAATTGAATATAGCATGATCGAACTCATCGATCCAACAGGCATACTGACAGGGAATCGATACGAATTTCGCATATACGTAAAATTCGATGAAGAAGATGAGCTTTATAATGAAAAGGGGACTGGCATTCGGGTCATTTATGTCGTCGATGGGGAAGAAGGAAGAGTGGCTTCGTACCATCTTTTCGAACGGTCGACAGAGGCGGCGATTGATTTTGATCTCGACGATGAAGAAATCATCCAACTAGCCGCTTTCTGTGAGGAGCAATTAGAAGAAGAGTAA